In Sporosarcina psychrophila, a genomic segment contains:
- a CDS encoding sensor histidine kinase, protein MEIKKTLVIMLKRCHKKTPHFYIGKARVPPKNIETNDMYLATLEHSISLFHLMDNSSPQMIMKEIIASIIKLTHSDEAFFWLTDVNHQNSYLASSTSNPHIETGLKKEWNTIRLENELFVSKINEDWYGMKVIRTSTTIGVIGVKISGSSEARETLLFNRPFEFLVELSEIMLERIHTDSMKEQMIVSKEQNRISNEIHDSVSQRLVGIVYSLHSLQTKSKSMTSTELNDEYQFLSQSANTTLKELRSTIYGLNSTKNGEKSFQVWLQNYFDEYARLSDIRIDYQITGDEALLSSELKQALYRIICEACGNAVRHGQSTAIELRLSILDEKTILEIRDNGIGINSHISEGQQEKGIGLFNMRRLVSTFAGTFLISGLHGIGTEIQIEIPTAKILEKVQVSG, encoded by the coding sequence GTGGAAATCAAAAAAACTCTAGTTATTATGTTAAAAAGGTGCCATAAGAAAACTCCCCATTTCTATATAGGAAAAGCACGCGTCCCCCCAAAAAACATCGAAACGAATGATATGTATCTAGCTACATTGGAGCACAGTATATCACTGTTCCACCTAATGGATAATTCAAGCCCTCAAATGATAATGAAAGAAATAATAGCATCTATCATCAAGCTTACACATAGTGATGAAGCATTCTTTTGGTTAACGGATGTAAATCATCAAAATAGCTACCTAGCATCTTCTACGAGTAATCCCCATATTGAAACTGGCCTAAAAAAAGAATGGAATACTATACGTCTGGAGAATGAACTGTTTGTCAGTAAGATTAACGAGGATTGGTACGGGATGAAAGTCATTAGAACCTCCACTACTATCGGCGTTATTGGCGTTAAGATTTCCGGTTCAAGTGAGGCTAGAGAAACATTACTCTTCAATCGCCCTTTTGAGTTTTTAGTCGAACTTAGTGAAATAATGCTCGAAAGAATTCATACAGATTCAATGAAGGAGCAAATGATTGTAAGTAAGGAACAAAATCGTATCTCCAATGAAATCCACGACAGTGTTTCGCAAAGATTGGTCGGTATTGTTTATTCTCTGCATAGTTTACAAACAAAAAGTAAAAGTATGACAAGTACTGAGTTGAATGATGAATATCAATTTCTTTCACAATCTGCCAACACTACATTAAAGGAACTACGGTCGACAATATACGGTCTCAACTCGACGAAGAATGGCGAAAAATCTTTTCAAGTTTGGCTGCAAAACTATTTTGACGAGTACGCACGGTTAAGTGATATACGAATTGATTATCAGATAACGGGTGATGAAGCTTTACTATCAAGCGAACTAAAACAAGCACTCTATAGAATTATTTGTGAAGCTTGCGGAAATGCCGTTCGCCATGGCCAGTCCACGGCTATTGAACTCAGATTATCTATACTGGACGAGAAAACTATATTAGAAATTCGCGATAATGGAATCGGAATTAATTCGCACATATCCGAAGGCCAACAGGAAAAAGGAATCGGTCTTTTCAATATGAGACGTCTTGTAAGTACTTTTGCAGGAACGTTTTTGATAAGTGGATTACACGGGATAGGGACAGAAATACAAATCGAAATTCCAACCGCAAAAATACTTGAGAAGGTCCAGGTGAGTGGCTAA
- a CDS encoding response regulator codes for MQIVIVDDHPLVRKGLTSILTIDGAIEILGEAANRKDALTLFHDTTPDLAIVDLRLGNESGLELITEAKQQGITCKFVVLTSSTEEHDFKQAKEIGVDGYILKEALPEELIHALGVIGRGRKYYDPGVFDLVIKSKESPFENDRHIEQLTPKEKEILLELGMGHSNKQISQALYITEFTVKKHVSQVLAKLDLADRTNAALYANAKGLVAYSVN; via the coding sequence ATGCAAATTGTTATTGTCGATGATCATCCATTAGTAAGAAAAGGATTAACATCTATCCTTACTATAGATGGAGCAATTGAAATCCTAGGTGAAGCAGCAAATAGAAAGGACGCGCTAACTCTATTCCATGACACTACACCTGATTTGGCGATAGTGGATCTTCGCTTGGGAAATGAATCCGGTTTGGAATTAATTACAGAAGCGAAACAACAAGGAATAACTTGTAAATTCGTTGTGCTAACTTCATCGACGGAAGAGCACGACTTTAAACAGGCAAAAGAAATAGGGGTGGATGGCTATATATTAAAAGAGGCATTACCTGAAGAACTGATACATGCCCTGGGAGTTATCGGCAGAGGTAGAAAGTATTATGATCCAGGGGTGTTTGATTTGGTGATAAAATCGAAGGAAAGCCCTTTTGAAAATGATAGGCATATCGAACAGCTAACACCGAAGGAAAAGGAGATATTACTCGAACTCGGGATGGGCCATTCAAATAAACAAATTTCACAGGCTTTATATATTACAGAGTTTACTGTAAAAAAACATGTCAGTCAGGTATTAGCAAAGTTAGATCTTGCCGACAGGACAAACGCGGCATTGTATGCCAATGCTAAGGGCTTGGTGGCGTATAGTGTGAATTGA
- a CDS encoding TasA family protein, with product MGIKQKLAMGIATGALAVSMIGGGTYAYFNDVEINNSVFAAGTLDINVAGRDAENAIINVVDIKPGDTMTRYFTLNNTGSLDVSKVLLTSKYEIIDVKGDNAGRDFGEHIKVQFLVNNDKGNTVIKNTTLKALKESDVTERDLLAWLFAGKENNGLKAKTSDNLEVKFEFVDDKKDQNHFQGDTLKLEWTFDAQQTGPEKK from the coding sequence ATGGGTATTAAACAGAAGCTAGCAATGGGTATCGCAACTGGGGCATTGGCTGTAAGTATGATCGGTGGAGGAACATATGCTTATTTCAACGACGTGGAAATAAATAATAGCGTTTTTGCAGCAGGTACATTGGATATTAATGTTGCAGGTAGGGATGCGGAAAATGCAATTATTAATGTAGTCGATATAAAACCAGGGGATACAATGACGCGTTATTTTACGCTGAATAACACAGGTAGCCTAGATGTATCCAAAGTATTATTGACATCGAAATATGAAATTATTGATGTAAAAGGCGATAATGCAGGAAGAGACTTTGGTGAGCATATTAAAGTTCAATTCCTTGTAAATAATGATAAAGGTAATACAGTTATTAAAAATACTACCTTAAAAGCACTTAAAGAATCTGATGTTACGGAGAGAGACTTATTGGCCTGGCTTTTTGCTGGTAAAGAAAATAATGGACTAAAGGCTAAAACATCCGATAATCTTGAAGTTAAATTTGAATTTGTTGATGATAAAAAGGATCAGAATCATTTCCAAGGAGATACTTTAAAGCTTGAATGGACATTTGATGCACAGCAGACAGGTCCTGAAAAGAAATAA
- a CDS encoding response regulator: MILVIRAILVDDEQLALKHLENKLNELGTVEVVKTFSNAPNVLKEMKHLDFQVAFLDIEMPGFSGLDLAELIQEGKKDVYIVFVTAYRDYAIQAFELHSIDYLLKPIMKERLEKTVMRLQEQLLLSDKSSVNERDTSPSLKIFCFDEFTVFSQEEPVKWKTAKVKELFAVFITHLNTSMNRDSLIDLLWPESEYQKAKIQLHTSISHLRKMLDSVGYPGSLTFSDQCYALELHGFQCDAIELERVLADYTDVDHDTIQVFEHVVQQYSGDYMDKNGYEWAAAKTQSMRQKLLQLLQKMIDYYSKNEELHKKQHYLQILLNYNPYSEHVLQQLMHYHLDVGNRGDAIKVYHDFKKQLLEDLDILPGRATNELYESILVIT; encoded by the coding sequence GTGATTCTCGTCATACGTGCAATATTAGTCGATGATGAGCAGTTGGCTTTGAAACATTTAGAGAACAAGTTAAATGAATTAGGTACTGTCGAAGTCGTTAAAACTTTTTCAAATGCACCTAATGTTTTAAAGGAAATGAAGCACCTTGATTTTCAAGTGGCCTTTTTGGATATTGAAATGCCGGGCTTTAGCGGATTGGATTTAGCTGAACTCATTCAAGAAGGGAAAAAAGATGTATATATTGTCTTTGTGACTGCCTATCGGGATTATGCGATTCAAGCTTTTGAATTGCATTCGATTGATTATTTATTGAAGCCTATTATGAAAGAGCGCCTCGAAAAAACAGTGATGCGTCTTCAAGAACAGCTGCTTTTGAGTGATAAATCTTCAGTAAATGAACGAGATACCTCTCCTTCCCTGAAAATTTTCTGTTTTGATGAGTTTACTGTCTTCAGCCAAGAGGAACCTGTCAAATGGAAAACGGCAAAAGTAAAAGAACTGTTTGCTGTTTTCATTACACATCTAAATACGTCTATGAACAGAGACTCTCTTATCGATTTGCTTTGGCCGGAGAGCGAATACCAAAAGGCTAAGATTCAACTCCATACGTCAATTTCGCATTTGCGTAAAATGTTGGATTCTGTGGGCTACCCAGGCTCGTTAACTTTTTCAGATCAATGCTATGCACTGGAGCTACATGGATTCCAATGCGATGCGATTGAACTGGAGCGGGTATTAGCTGATTATACTGACGTGGATCATGATACTATTCAGGTATTCGAACATGTAGTTCAGCAATATAGCGGCGACTATATGGATAAGAACGGCTATGAATGGGCCGCAGCCAAAACACAAAGTATGCGTCAAAAACTGTTGCAGCTTCTCCAAAAGATGATTGATTATTACTCTAAGAATGAGGAGTTACATAAAAAACAGCATTATTTACAGATTCTGCTCAACTATAATCCATATTCCGAACATGTTTTACAGCAACTTATGCACTACCACCTTGACGTTGGGAACCGAGGGGATGCCATTAAGGTGTACCATGACTTCAAGAAACAATTATTGGAGGATCTCGACATTTTACCAGGACGTGCAACAAATGAACTTTATGAATCGATCCTCGTTATAACGTAA
- a CDS encoding ATP-binding protein — protein sequence MNKKKMIVVVGIFVLILISFRFLWIYYNLTADYPYAEKGILDLRDIELTDKRVITLNGEWDFYNNQLIEPGSLEKHLADDEKIGITVPGDWRKIIPEDEKSSYEYGTYRLRILLDEQKQLFSLYIKEIRSNATVFINGEKVMELGRVGEDSESAKSDFRPVEVSLESYETEIDLLIHVSNYNPVYPAGITKTIKFGTSSAIKKSQLVSYLMQFTSVVILLMHSVYTLVIFLLFGRKKELVFLSLTFLCAAISILIDDDKLLLYLFPAISWTWWVKLLYLSYASSVFFMLQFFKQILMENSIHKTRISIPFKALTVLYLLFVICVLLDYKMMIAPLFRVIMFFIPAIIPFTLSKVVAQGKAYAIYFLLATISIASSILWGWIKNHAFSTLPYYPFEIIIGVILFAIYWFKRFFQATDESKELTVKLQKEVKRKDDFLANTSHELRNPLHGIMNITQTIYDSEKDNLTEENKENLQILMSVGRRMSMILNDLLDITKLKENGIRLQVKEVDLSSVVSGVFDMLQFLKEGKNITFRQTGLETFPKVEADENRLFQILFNLVHNAVKFTNEGEIIVSAETQNDMAVIHVRDTGIGIDEETMKSVFQPYEQADPKITAFAGGIGLGLSICDQLVKLHGGSINVKSTVGKGSTFTFTLQIASQQKRIATNESIRQVIPEIASGDQKTTDQFMKEELPCILVVDDDPLNLAIVGRMLVAEQFDVVTCTSGKEALVLLDKGRWDLVISDVMMPNMSGYELTQKIRERFPISELPILLLTARSQLEDIQTGFHCGASDYVTKPVEKLELVTRVKALTDLKTSIGERVRMEAAWLQAQIQPHFLFNTLNTIAALSEIDPPKMVELLDKFGNYLRASFASHNLNQVIQLETELELVRSYLFIEQERFGDRLNVEWEMRGIPAIQIPPLSIQTIVENAIQHGVLKRPEGGTVQIRVLEQKDFIEIIIMDDGVGIPEEKLKSLLNYHTEEQRGIGLLNTDKRLKQQFGSGIDITSVLNRGTTVTFIVPKKE from the coding sequence ATGAATAAGAAAAAGATGATTGTTGTCGTTGGTATTTTTGTACTTATACTTATCAGTTTCCGGTTTTTATGGATTTATTACAATTTGACAGCGGATTATCCTTACGCTGAAAAAGGGATACTTGACCTTCGGGATATTGAGTTAACAGATAAAAGGGTAATTACGCTAAATGGCGAGTGGGATTTTTATAACAATCAATTGATTGAACCGGGGAGCTTGGAGAAGCACTTAGCGGACGATGAAAAAATAGGGATAACGGTTCCCGGAGATTGGAGAAAAATAATACCTGAGGATGAAAAATCATCATATGAATATGGGACCTATCGTCTGCGTATTCTACTGGATGAACAAAAACAGTTGTTCAGTCTGTATATAAAAGAAATAAGGTCGAATGCTACTGTATTTATAAATGGAGAAAAAGTAATGGAACTGGGACGTGTAGGTGAAGATTCCGAATCAGCAAAATCTGATTTTCGACCAGTTGAAGTGAGTCTGGAAAGCTATGAAACAGAGATTGATTTACTAATACATGTTTCGAACTATAACCCCGTCTATCCAGCAGGCATCACCAAAACGATTAAATTTGGAACATCATCTGCCATTAAAAAAAGTCAACTAGTTTCTTATTTAATGCAATTTACATCAGTAGTCATTCTGCTAATGCACAGCGTTTATACACTAGTCATCTTTCTTTTATTTGGAAGAAAGAAGGAATTAGTTTTTCTTTCGCTTACGTTCCTTTGTGCTGCGATTTCGATTCTCATAGATGATGATAAACTATTGCTTTATTTGTTTCCGGCGATTAGTTGGACGTGGTGGGTGAAGCTGCTTTATCTTTCATATGCAAGCAGTGTTTTTTTTATGTTGCAATTTTTCAAACAGATACTGATGGAAAATTCAATTCATAAAACAAGGATATCTATTCCGTTCAAGGCGCTTACAGTTTTGTATCTGTTATTTGTCATATGTGTGTTACTAGATTATAAGATGATGATCGCTCCATTGTTTAGGGTTATTATGTTCTTTATACCGGCGATTATTCCTTTCACTTTGAGTAAAGTGGTAGCGCAAGGCAAGGCTTACGCAATCTACTTTCTACTTGCGACGATTAGCATTGCCTCCAGTATTTTATGGGGATGGATTAAAAATCATGCTTTTTCGACATTACCCTACTACCCATTTGAAATCATCATTGGTGTTATTCTTTTTGCAATCTATTGGTTCAAACGTTTTTTCCAAGCAACAGATGAAAGTAAGGAACTGACTGTGAAATTACAAAAAGAAGTCAAAAGAAAAGATGACTTTCTAGCGAATACATCTCATGAATTAAGAAACCCTCTACACGGAATCATGAATATTACCCAAACGATTTATGACAGTGAAAAGGATAACTTGACTGAAGAAAACAAGGAAAACTTACAAATTCTGATGTCTGTAGGTAGGCGTATGTCAATGATTCTGAATGATCTTCTTGATATTACTAAACTGAAGGAAAATGGCATTAGATTACAAGTTAAAGAAGTGGACCTCTCATCAGTTGTATCGGGTGTATTTGATATGCTCCAATTTTTGAAGGAAGGGAAAAACATTACATTTAGGCAAACGGGGCTTGAGACATTTCCGAAGGTAGAAGCTGATGAAAATCGTCTTTTTCAAATACTATTTAATTTAGTTCATAATGCGGTGAAGTTTACAAATGAGGGAGAAATCATCGTTTCTGCAGAAACCCAGAACGACATGGCTGTTATTCATGTGCGTGATACTGGTATCGGTATAGATGAAGAAACAATGAAATCTGTTTTTCAGCCATACGAGCAAGCAGACCCCAAGATAACAGCATTTGCAGGCGGAATTGGACTGGGACTGAGTATTTGCGATCAGTTAGTTAAATTGCATGGAGGATCGATTAATGTCAAATCGACTGTGGGAAAAGGGTCTACGTTCACTTTCACATTGCAGATTGCCTCGCAACAAAAGAGAATCGCTACTAACGAGTCTATACGACAGGTTATACCGGAGATAGCTAGCGGGGATCAGAAGACCACGGACCAGTTTATGAAAGAAGAATTGCCATGCATATTAGTGGTAGATGATGATCCGCTTAACTTAGCGATTGTCGGGCGAATGTTGGTAGCTGAACAATTCGATGTTGTTACATGTACAAGTGGAAAAGAAGCATTGGTTTTATTGGACAAAGGAAGATGGGATCTCGTTATATCGGATGTAATGATGCCAAATATGTCTGGTTACGAGTTGACACAAAAAATAAGGGAACGCTTTCCGATTTCGGAACTTCCTATTTTACTGTTGACAGCCCGTAGTCAATTAGAGGATATTCAAACCGGTTTTCATTGCGGAGCCAGTGATTATGTTACTAAACCCGTAGAAAAACTTGAATTGGTGACACGCGTAAAGGCCTTAACCGATTTGAAAACATCGATTGGCGAACGAGTACGAATGGAGGCTGCGTGGCTGCAGGCACAAATTCAGCCTCATTTCTTATTCAATACGTTAAATACGATAGCGGCACTTAGCGAGATTGATCCACCCAAAATGGTGGAGTTGCTAGATAAGTTCGGGAATTATTTGCGTGCTAGTTTCGCAAGCCATAATTTAAATCAAGTGATCCAACTAGAGACAGAATTAGAGCTCGTTCGTTCCTATCTGTTCATTGAACAAGAACGTTTTGGGGATCGATTGAATGTAGAATGGGAGATGCGTGGGATACCGGCTATTCAAATTCCACCGCTTTCGATTCAAACAATCGTAGAAAATGCCATTCAACATGGTGTCTTAAAACGACCAGAAGGCGGGACTGTCCAAATAAGAGTGCTAGAACAGAAGGACTTTATAGAAATTATAATAATGGACGATGGAGTAGGAATACCCGAAGAGAAATTGAAGAGTCTGCTAAACTACCATACAGAAGAACAACGAGGAATAGGCTTGCTTAATACAGACAAACGGCTCAAACAGCAATTCGGAAGTGGAATTGACATAACCAGTGTACTAAATAGGGGAACGACCGTTACATTTATCGTTCCCAAAAAAGAATAA
- a CDS encoding SipW-dependent-type signal peptide-containing protein gives MKSKRRRTRRKKHHGLFLSFKIALICYVAIFCISYMSSDTSAYLSSQSEVSQTITAGTWPVPVVLINQCGEEIEIDAVTGEEIKIDRENKVDKPKEENDKDAVSGEETEVDCLDKDDKTKEKEEQDAAPSDVDCKREDDKSVGENEQDAVSSEKIKADCKNIDDESKEEIEKDKVIEGEDDKADSDANKENEQQKPEDDGQKQPDVKDGSVDESTEKKPDEKDSVESKAPENNSETKNEAEVNAVVKPENNTKKVEGDTNEREEINEKEETNEEDK, from the coding sequence TTGAAAAGCAAGCGAAGGCGCACACGTAGGAAAAAGCATCACGGCCTATTTCTGTCTTTCAAAATAGCACTCATATGTTATGTAGCCATTTTTTGCATCAGTTATATGTCGTCTGACACGTCCGCATATCTCAGCAGCCAGTCGGAAGTCTCCCAGACAATCACTGCCGGTACATGGCCAGTTCCGGTTGTTCTCATAAATCAATGCGGCGAGGAAATCGAAATTGATGCTGTAACGGGCGAGGAAATCAAGATCGATCGCGAGAACAAAGTTGATAAGCCTAAGGAAGAAAACGATAAGGACGCGGTATCGGGTGAGGAAACCGAAGTCGACTGCCTAGACAAAGATGATAAGACTAAGGAAAAAGAAGAGCAGGATGCTGCACCAAGCGATGTCGATTGCAAGCGCGAAGATGATAAGTCTGTTGGAGAAAACGAACAGGATGCTGTATCAAGCGAGAAAATAAAGGCCGACTGCAAGAATATAGATGATGAATCAAAGGAAGAAATTGAAAAGGATAAGGTCATAGAAGGTGAAGATGATAAAGCAGATTCGGATGCTAACAAAGAGAACGAGCAGCAGAAGCCTGAAGATGACGGTCAAAAACAGCCGGACGTCAAGGATGGATCTGTTGATGAATCTACTGAAAAGAAACCGGATGAAAAGGATTCTGTAGAAAGTAAGGCTCCAGAAAATAACTCTGAAACAAAGAATGAAGCTGAAGTGAACGCTGTCGTAAAACCAGAAAATAACACAAAGAAAGTAGAAGGTGATACAAATGAGAGAGAAGAAATTAATGAAAAAGAAGAAACGAATGAAGAGGATAAGTAG